A part of Geothrix oryzae genomic DNA contains:
- the rpsI gene encoding 30S ribosomal protein S9, whose protein sequence is MAISQNYGTGRRKSAAARAFLRPGTGKITVNGRSLESYFPNAVLRMMVHQPLVLADLDGKFDMIISVTGGGPAGQASAIRMGISRALLGYNEQLKSLLRGAGLLTRDPRMKERKKPGRAAARRRFQFSKR, encoded by the coding sequence ATGGCCATTTCCCAGAACTACGGAACCGGTCGCCGCAAGAGCGCGGCCGCCCGCGCCTTCCTCCGCCCCGGCACCGGCAAGATCACCGTCAACGGCCGCAGCCTCGAGAGCTACTTCCCGAACGCCGTGCTCCGCATGATGGTGCACCAGCCCCTGGTGCTGGCCGACCTCGACGGCAAGTTCGACATGATCATCAGCGTCACCGGCGGCGGCCCCGCCGGCCAGGCTTCGGCCATCCGCATGGGCATCTCCCGCGCCCTGCTGGGCTACAACGAGCAGCTGAAGTCCCTCCTGCGCGGCGCCGGTCTCCTGACCCGCGACCCCCGCATGAAGGAACGCAAGAAGCCCGGTCGCGCCGCCGCCCGTCGCCGCTTCCAGTTCAGCAAGCGCTAG
- the rplM gene encoding 50S ribosomal protein L13: MSTYFPKANDLKRQWFLVDATGIPVGRLSTAVADVLSGKNKPTWTPFLDTGDHVIVINAEKAVLTGKKGVQKFYRRTTTQPGSMKEVRAEVMKATFPERIIESAVKGMLPKGPLGRAMYRKLKVYAGPEHEQSAQQPQILTIQK; this comes from the coding sequence ATGAGCACTTACTTCCCGAAAGCCAATGATCTCAAGCGCCAGTGGTTCCTGGTGGATGCCACCGGGATCCCCGTGGGCCGCCTCAGCACCGCCGTCGCGGATGTCCTGTCCGGCAAGAACAAGCCGACCTGGACCCCGTTCCTCGACACGGGCGACCATGTGATCGTCATCAACGCCGAGAAGGCCGTGCTGACCGGCAAGAAGGGCGTCCAGAAGTTCTACCGCCGCACCACCACCCAGCCCGGCTCCATGAAGGAAGTCCGCGCCGAGGTGATGAAGGCGACCTTCCCCGAGCGCATCATCGAGAGCGCCGTCAAGGGCATGCTGCCCAAGGGCCCCCTCGGCCGGGCGATGTATCGCAAGCTCAAGGTCTATGCCGGCCCCGAGCACGAGCAGAGCGCCCAGCAGCCCCAGATCCTGACCATCCAGAAGTAG